TTTCTGTCAAGGAAGAAGAGACCAGTTACGCCACGAGTCAGCCCAGCACTGGATTGACTATTTTTAACCAGGATTTTGTGACTGTCCTTCTCCTTAAGCCACTGCTTATTCCACTCCCAGGCTGAAAAAAGTCATTCAGCCCCCTAGATTAACCTCTGAAAACATCTCCGTATTGAGATGCTTAAGCCTTCATAGATCTAATAGAACAAAAATTGCTTGATGACTTGATGTAGGTTTGGGAAAAGGTCCCAGCCTATCCTACGTACGCTCCAGTCCTCCCCGTGCAGCAAACTCCCACTCCTCCTCAGCAGGGAGCCTCTTCCCCTTCCACTCGCAGAACGCCCGCGCATCATTCCAGCTCACGTGCAGCACCGGGTGGTCCAGCCTGTCCTTGATGCTGGAGCCAGGACCTGCAGGCTGGGAAGCATTAGATTGAACAGATCTTAActgatttaaatgtttttcaatgacaacaacaaaaaaagaaatagaagacaGACCAGACCAGGGCTGGGACCCTGCACAAATTAAccagaggtgtttttttccccctgttcaGTCAGTAAGGCTCAGCATGTGCATGCTCCCAGCAGAGCTTGGCTCTCCCTGCAGGGAGTGGACTCACCATGACTGAGTTTTGCTCACCTGTCGCCAAAAAGCCTTCTCGATCGGCAGCCACCAAGGGGCAGACTGGGTAAAGAAATGACACCAGATTAAAGCTATACTGgtgaccccctccccagcaccatgCACAATTAACTTGTTCTACAGCACTAGGTGTAAAGCAGAGCATGTGTTAGTCTGGAAATGGTTAAATGCTGTGGTTTGATCCAGGTTATCACAGGCATTTTAATATTGCTTTTCAACAGAGtagaaaatctgcttttaaaagtaaaaacagatcAAGAAGTCCGTGGTATTCGTTCTTTCTGTTGTAAGATTTGATTAATAAAGTCATTTGAAACATACTTTGCTTTCTCCCAGCTCGCTGGAAGATCTAGAGAGCCAAGTTTGGCAGCATTTGGAGAGGATGTAAACAGAAGAGCCCTTAAATCATCCCAGGCTCAATCCTGCTATTcagtttcaaaagcaaaacaagcctTGAGGAAGGCCAGGCTGAGCTGTAGCTGTTACTCAGCAGAAAAGCAATACATACTGCAATCAGCAAGGTTCTGCCCTCACAGGTTTTGTGCTTACAACAAGGAGGTCAGACAGGAACATGAGCAGAACctccatcatcatcatcattactGAGTCATCCCCAGGGGCATCACCCACCTATTGAAACCTCTCAAATTCCAGGTGGGATTCAGATTTACCTCCAGTTTTtgggtgactttttttttcatctcttccgATACGAAATCCTCAAAGACAAAGCTCCAGCCAaatgcttctgcttctgttttgaatttcttttctctaaCAAACTCCCTGGCATAAACACAACATGCTCAGGCATCTGGGTAAAAGGTCAAGACTCACACCAGCAAATACCACGAGCTGCACATGCAACAAGCCCAGACCAATGCAAACGTACGGGAGCTAGAGACACCCCAATCTGCAGGGAGTCCCAGTTCCTCACTGGCACAGCTCCGATGGGTTTTACAGATAAGGATTTAAATGGTCAGATTTGAATCCCTTCACAGGTCTGATGGTTAGGTTTAACACTATGTAAGTGAACTCATATTTCACCCTGCTCTGTCACAAAATGCAATTGCACCAATTAAAAATCCCTGCCACTAAAAGCTGCAGCTCCTATATTAGTTAAATGCCCccaaaatgcaataaatgtGACATGCTGAAAAACCTCCCCCTGTCTCTGTCCCattcttttcttcattgttttaaggatggatttttactgtatgctgctgtgcagctgctggtgtCTGGAAGATATGGCTCTTCGTAACCAACAAGGGTTCAGCTGGGCAAGTAAAGGCATTTCACCAGTATGTTTACCAGTGCTTTCAACGAGAACTTCTATAAAGTCCATGGAGGAGTGGATCCAGTATTTACAAAGGGAAATTGAAATCTGAAATAGTACAGCCCTATTAGTTAAGATAGAGAAGCACATTACATTTGCAAGTTATAGCAGTAAGATCCTTCAGCCTGCACCTGTACGTGTAAGTGATTTTTTACTGACAGGCCTATTTTTTGTGCTAATGGAACTGCTAGGAGCGTGCAAGCATTGCCTTCCAGACCCCACAAGACACAGCACCAAGAGCCACatcctgctggcagctccccacAGACTAAACGGATCCAGAACTTTGTCTTACCTGAAATCCCTGTTTGTGACGGGATATTTGTCAATAGCAAACGGCTTCACAGTCACCTCCCTGACGGGcccttcttcatttctgttctccGGGGAATTGGATCCCATCTGAAACGTCCCACCAGGGAGCTGCACcatgttttcatcttttccatATGCTAAAAGAGTGAAGTAATTCAGTACAAGAACATTAATTTGTAAATATGAGTGCACAGGACAGCATACTGTAATTGCCAAGAAGTCGCTTTATATATAGGAGATACAGTCACTTATTATATTGCACCATGATTAGCacgtatatatgtgtattttcaAATAAGCTATATTTTAAGGTTTCACTTTCAGCATTTCTCTTGGGAAAGGAACAGCTTCAGTCAGGACAAATCAGCAAATCCCTTAAACTAATCCATTGCTGCATTTGAAGAAAGGGAACCTGTGCAGTGAAGTGATTTCAAAGCATCCCTGCGAGGCAGGCAGATAAACAAGAGCAGCACAAGCTCCCTAACTCACCGAGCAGGGCTCGGCTGCAGCCCAACACGCAGTAGCACACCACAAGCGCGAGGCGCATCTCCCCGGGAGCAGTGCCAAGCGGCAGCAGCGGCGGGTAcagtgcaaaaagaaaaagtgagatGGCAGCGGAACCAAAAGGCTTTGACCCAGAAGTGCTCCAGGCTCAGGGAAGTGTTTCCGGGAGGGGACGCACTTCCCTgtgcctgcatgctgctgcgCACGCTGCATGCCAGGCCTGCTGCACCCACTGTGcagatgcttttcctttcagaaaggaaaaaaaaaaaaaaagggggaggatACTTTCATACCATGTTGATCACACATAGAGGTTGCAATTTCACCTCCACACGTGCAAAGCCTCCAGCTAGCAGGGCCACCGATAAAACCACCACTTGAGCACGCTTTTCAtgtaagttttgtttttaaaaagggtgTTCATTTGCCAGCCACTCAGCTGCGATGAGGGGGGGGTGAAATAAGCCCTCTATCAGCTCTACAGCAAGCTGTCAACCACCCTCAGGCCTACTCTAGGACACAGCTCCAACCTCATGGTACCTGCCCCAGGAGCCACTCCAGGCGGTTTCCCCTTTCCAGCCACCCGCAAAGATCCCAAGGAACGAGTGACAGCTCAGAGAAAGCACCAGAGATCTCAACACTCGTGCACACACTGCATTCATCTCCTCGTAACCCATCTTCACCCTTCCTTCTGGCAAACACGGGAGAGGTTTGCTTTTTAGATGCACCCCACTTGACAGATACTCCTGTCTGGTAATGACAAAGAAGGATGAGGACTTGCCAAAATCACCTTAGGACTGCAGTAGGCTGTTTCTCTCCCATTAATTACCTTCTCAATTGGGTTTTCATCCAGAGTTCTGCCTAGATCTGGTGTAGTGTTAGCAGTCCATGAATACTTACCTGCAGCATGAAAATGGTAAAAAGCTACCAGTGTTACGGCAAGGATGCCACCTCAACACATGCCCCCAGCCATTCTGGAGCACATTAAGAGTTTTGTGAACAAAAGTGTGATCCAGCTCTGTAATATAGCAcaaaaattccatttaaacCCACATCCCTCCAAAAACAGTGTCCTGAACAACGTTTTTACAACTCTGAGACCTATTAATCACTGTCACAGCAACTACTGGAACTGATAACGAGGCCCAGCACACAGAGACAGGAAACAAATCAAAGCCGACAGTCCAGCGCTGTTCACAATGGTGGTAGAAGTTCAAAGCCTTTGGCCACAGAATGCAAGGTTTTCAATAACTGACACCCAGAAAGCACAGAACATAACAGTTTATTGGGTAAAAAGGACAGCAACTTCAGTTGTACACTTCAGagaagtcaaaaataaataactgatttttaGAACCGAATATTGTAATAGTTGCTAACATTTTGAGTGGCCACGTTTACCAAAGAGTGCTGCTTGTTACAGCAGAGTGACTTCCGTTGCTGGGAAAATCCACCATGGCTAAGAAAAGAGCACCTTTGGGTGGATTTCCTGAAGAGATCTCATGGGGCACTACTGGGGCTGACCTCCATCCCTGCCAGTTCAGCCTTTAAGAGACGACATTCCTGCTCGCATGATTTCATCCACCAAGAGGATGTTGCTAGCAATCACCGTGctagaaatatgaaagaaatatcGTTAGAGTATCTGCTTCAACACAAAGACAACCCAGTTTAACTTCTGCCCTTCAATGCCCCTTCCTCTACATGGGAACCCTTGGTTTCATATTACTCTATAAATTTCAACCATCAAACACCCCTTACTAATTAAAGTGAAGTCTGTAACACTTACCATGAATGAAGCAGTTGCTTTTTGACGTTGTAGTTATCCCAgattccagctgctgcagctacCATTGGCTCACCTAGAAAAGATGCAGAACAAGCTAAATAACCACTTTACACCATTCAAGGCAAGACTCTCTGCAGTTTAACACCTGGTATTACTTGCCACGTGTAACAGAACACATATAAGTATTACAAGCATGCAAGGCTGACCGTGgcaacagcacagcagccaAGGCATTCTGCAGAGATTTTCATGAAATGAAGTTTGGCTTTCTGCAGTAAAAGCCATTTTTTGCTTCACAGACCTGAGCCACAAGAGGTCTTTGCCTCCTAGGAACACTTCTGTCATTCAGAAGTaattgttttgctgctttgtaTTTACTGCCACATTAATTTTACCAGAGCATCTCGTTTAGTTCTTACCAGTGTTCAAATCAACTCCAGTGAGCTGCCCTGATTCTGCGTGTTCTGTCTGCACCTTCACTAGTGTTTCCTGGGGATCGTAACCAGAGTTCTGAGCGAGTACctttgagaaggaaaacatcATTTCATGTTAATCTAAAGAGACTTGCAGAAAACACGATGGATCTGTGTGCTTTAAAGCCCCGTCACTTCGGAATTCCTTATACCTTAGGAATGATGAGTAGAGCATCAGCAAAAGCTTGAACTCCAAGCTGGGCTCTTCCTTTGACATTAGGTTTATGCTTAACAAGTGCGTTAGCTACTGCCACTTCCAGCGCACCTGCTCCTGGAACCACACACCCTGCAAGGGAAAGCACTAACATTGAGACTTCACAAGCACCTTCTCCAATCTGAACAGTTAATTTTACCTCAAAGCTGGTGAATTTTGTGTACGTCACTAGACAGAGCAGAGACTTACCATCCTCAATAGCGTTTTTAACAGCACGCAGACCATCTCTTACTGCATCCTTGATTTGTGTCAGCGTGTGCTTATTCGGTCCCCTGATCAACAGGGTAACGGAGCGGGGGTTGTCACACTTCTCAATAAAGGTGTACTTCTCTTCACCCTGTAAGCAGGGTTAGGCATTCACATCATATGTATTGAGCAAATGTACCCATAATAAAAAACCTGAGCAGACACTCGCAGTTCTGAACTAAGAGCTCTCCAAGAAGAAATGTAGAACCTAAGCAGAAAGAACTTAGCATTCTAGAACCTTATTTCCATGTTCTCAGTTTTACAGGTATGAAATGCATAATATGGAAATACCAATAGGAAAAGGCACTATGACAAGAGCAACCATCTAGGTATGTGTTCACACAGAAGTGACACTAAGATCTGAAATCCCACCAGCCTTTGATCATATTCCAATGCAGCTCTTAAAACATGAAGAGAGTTCCATGCAGTCACATCAGTACACAAGAAAACGATGTCAAGTGCTATCAGTAGACATATTTAATGCAGCTTCAACTACAAGCGTAGCTGTACATACCAGCGTGTACTCATAGACAAGGCCTGCATGGCCCAGGCAGTCAGGGGTGAGATCCTCCACAGAGTTCATAGCAGTACCGCCACATGCCAGGGTCAGTCTGGAAGAATTCAGTTACAGCTTAGCAGTTGTTTTGCATTACATAAAATCTGAAGTCACCACTATGGATTAAGGTATTTCAGCATGCAGAATGCTATAGTTACTAGGCTTGCAACAGTTTTCCTTTTACGTAAAAGCAGCTCTTCATAAGCAGTAAGCTTGTAAAATTAAGCCTCTTCAACAGGTGAAGCACACTGATAGCTCCAGTTCATGTGACACACTGTGTGCTGAGCTGACAGTTCCATggtttgtacaaaaaaaaaaatttctcaCATACGAACCAGTCAGACCAAAACACACTTTTTAGTGACAGTCCTTAAAAGGTGGATTCAAGCCAGACCTAACTCACTAAATGAGTCTGCAACAAGTTATTtaccccttccttccccagaaaCCAACCTTTCCATGTTCCTCCTTTTAGCTCTGCGCAAAGCAACTATTCCTTCTTTTGCAAGTGCATCCAAGGAAAATGGGTCAATTCcctagaaacaaagaaagagacCATcaggataaggaaaaaaaaaatctctcgGTCTGACGTTAATCATGAAGTTCTTCTTCAGGGCTCAAAGATAATCTCAAGCAGGAACTGCATGCACATATCCACAAGCGCATCAACCTGGATTTAGTTATTTGTGTCTGAAGAACCGTACAAAATCAAGCAGTGCGTAGCTTGCCAAGAAAGCCCAcatttcaagttattttttctacttcGTTATACCATTCATCTCACCTTCTGGTTGATCACAACAAATCCTTTATCTGAATCACCACAGACTCTTCTTTTTAAGTCTATGATTTTGTTCACTCTGTCTTCAATGaactttctttctgcttttactagcttctctctctcttctgcaCTTTTGTAGAAGAATCCAGAGCTCACCTctctggaaggggaaaaaaaaaaaaaaggcagtaagaTAATTAGCTTCCTCTATGctgtggaaataaatatttagaagtgTAAGGAAACCCCCTCAGAAGCGTTCTAAAAGTTAATATGCAGATTTAATCTCAGTTGCTAACTTCCCTtttccagagaagggctgcagaGGAACACTGCCTCTTCCATTCCACCTTCCACACTACCTTCCTTGCTCTAGAAGAGAGCCTGTGCAATCTTTTTGCcactttttttaaacacaccTTAAAAGAATTTATAAAAGACAGAAGTATTTCTACTCATCTTGCTGCTGGGTACTTACGTTTTCTCGTATTCTAGAGACACGTTGCAAGTAAGAATATAGGCATCTTCCACTCTTTTCTTCATGTCAGGATGGCGAGCACCATGATCCAAAACCAGTCCCCTAATCAGCCTGAAAGATGAGAAAGCATTTTGTGTGCCAACGTACACATAGAGGAGATGAGCACCTCATGGAGGTGCACACTAGGGAGTTAATTAACAGCAAAACAGGTTCAGAATGAATTGTCTGCGTGGTTTTGTAAGGAGTAAATATCAATCATGTATCCCACTTCCAAGGGCATGCCCATTCGCATATGGAAAGCGCACCAATCAGAATGTAAAGAGGGAATTTATTCTGGCATAGTGTCTGACTGCAGTAGCTATTGAGAAAAGCTAGTGCAGAATTCATCCATGCCACTGACATAAACGTAGAAGCCTACAGAATAAACAACTGGATGACTACAACCCTGTTTCCATGCACTGAATGCTATTTTTCACTTGCAATAAACaggcatttaagaaaaaatagtatagataaaaagcaaacaaccgTGTCCACCCATAGCAAAGCACAAGTCTGAGACAGTGCCACCTTTTGCTATCCAAACATCTTTTGTCAGGGAATCAAGTTCAGTTACTGGGAGCTTTCTGCTCTCTAGATAATTACCAGCTGAactctccatttctttctttcattccctTCTTAGTGACTTTCCCAGCTGTAGGTTTAAAACACACAagttcttctttttaaaagaaaacaaagacccCAGGCTGCTCAAACATCAGGACACCATTAAAATCCTCAAAGATACTTCTTACTTACGCTGTGTCAGTTTCTGATTTGTGCTTCATCTCCATAATCTCTACCATATGAAGGTCAATAGGCTCATCTTGTTTTCTGACTGCCAGAACAGAATCTACTACAGCCTGGAatagagaggagaaaagaaaatccccAGAAGGGCCATTAGTCTTTCCAAGTGCAAGCTTGCATCCTCCTATCCACCCTTTGCCCAAGGAATAACCACAGCAGCTTAAAACATGGACCTCTTTGCATGAAAAGGGGCTGAAAACACATGTACCACTTACCTCTGTTAGGATGTCAGCAAGTTCAGTGTGAACTTTAGTCCGGAGGGATGTTCTGGCAACATCTATAAGGGTCTCCCTGTCCATTTCCTTAGTCACTTTGACCTGCTCCAAGACTTCAAgtgctttttcctttgcaatCTCAAATCCTTCTGCTACTATTCTAGGGTGCAAGCCCTAGGGTGCAAGAGAAGAAGGGAAATCATTAGACAACAGTAAGATAAGAAGGTATTTTCCCACAAGTAGAACCTGTGGTTTCAACTCTCATGTAACATCAGAACACAGGGTACATGCATGCTACAGGGACAATAAAATGTTCTGTCCTTCTGAATACATATAAAAGGAATGCCAGTCCTTCtaatgcagaggaaaagcacAGATTACTCTAGCACAGAATTTAAACCAAGGGAACTACAAAGCACACTTGGGTGTTCACTGTGCAACACAGATGTATTCTGCAACTTACACTCCCCCAAATATCTATAATCAGAGAGCATCTCCTTGTACATACAGTAACTGTTttaattcaaacaaaacaaccagacATAAAAGCATGTATCAAGCGCAACCTTATTAAATCCTCCTGTATTCCCAATAAGCAGTTTGGAACAAGTCTCCAGTCCTCCTCTGTAGCTTATCTCCATTttacaaattcattttaagtagaaaatgtaTTCGTTTCCATGTTTGATTTATGAGCATTAATCATACAACACAAGCTGAACAGTATTAAGCGAAGCTTTTCACTTGCACACCTACAAGAGACGCACTAAACACATACCTCAGAAATATAGAGATCTGCCTGCTTTAGGAGCTCACCAATGATCAAGACGTTTGAGGTGGTGCCATCCCCAGTGATGTCATCTTGTGCTGTTGCTACTTTTGCTATCAAGGAGGCTGTGGGGTGTTGTATTTGCTAAACAAAAGTTAAGAAGTTGAACTGTAAGCCTTACCATAATGGTAGAGAAAGCAAGTGATCTGAAATCAGCTCAGTAGTTTATTTAGTTAGTAGGCaatgttttaattattcctGTCAATTTACCTAGTTTCAACATACAATTCCATTaagtaacaataaaaatcacatttggacagtaaatttctttaattaacctgcacagcacagtctttttttccccttgaagaCCCAGCAAGTCTCCGGTGACCAGTGTAGGGACCTTTTGGGTAGCCCTGTGTGGACCAagaagttggactcaatgatccttgtggatcccttccaacttgggatattctgtgattctgtgatctacaCAGAACAATGGTGCGTGCTGTTAGCCCCAGCTAGTCCTCACCTGCAAACAGTGCTTCACTTGACAGAGCCCTTTTCTCCTTTAGCAACCAAGGTGCACTAAGACAACTGGACTGTTAGGTGCACTAAAAACAGTTTAGAACTAATTTAGTTCTAATTTACTTCATGATCAATGCTGTATAAACCTTAACTGGTTTATTATTTGACAGTTGCTTTATTTGCtcttatgaaaattaaaaccaacaTTCAGTCAGTTTGTTTCTCATCAGTTCCTCTGCTGAGCAGTGCACCGGTGTTCCAGCTATGAAGATGGATGGAGAATTATTGCTGCCTGGCCAAAGTTCACAATTACCACACGTGACTGCAGGGTACTTACACAAATCAGCCTTTCAATTTAAGGAACACATGTAGCACTTAGCATCTCCAACCGCTGAATCAAGATTATTTTAGCATAGGTTGGAGCCTATGAACCTAGAGAAGAGCATCAGTATTTGAGGAGACTGGTGCTGGGTACTGGAGGTACTTGGACCAACAGCTGCTGTAGAGCCAGGGGCAGGGTGGCACCAGCTCTGCATAACATGCCCCACATAGCTGGAGGGGGCTGCACTTTCAAGCTCCCTGCGGGCCTCGTGTTACATCAACCGCACCCACCTCTcaactttaaacatttttccaaaTCACACAGTTATGAAGTACTCTGGTGCAACCGACCTTAGTACAATAAAATTACGCATTTCCGAAATAAAATTTAGGGTAAGAAAAGCGCTTATATTTTTTAACTCGTTCGTACTTCTTTTAAATGGGAACTGCCACAACTGCAAGCCAACTTCATTCAACACCTACCAAACTGCACTTACTATCCTTTAAACTCTTCCCAAAGAGTATCACCCTCCCCAAACACGGGGCCAAATACCCCAGAACCACACACGGGAGGCAGCAACGGACACACTCCCCTTTACCCAGGCGATGGGGAGGAGAACAGGCCCaggctcccagccccccccctccctacTCACcatttcctgcagcagcacgtTGCCATCT
This DNA window, taken from Anas acuta chromosome 19, bAnaAcu1.1, whole genome shotgun sequence, encodes the following:
- the SUMF2 gene encoding inactive C-alpha-formylglycine-generating enzyme 2; protein product: MRLALVVCYCVLGCSRALLAYGKDENMVQLPGGTFQMGSNSPENRNEEGPVREVTVKPFAIDKYPVTNRDFREFVREKKFKTEAEAFGWSFVFEDFVSEEMKKKVTQKLESAPWWLPIEKAFWRQPAGPGSSIKDRLDHPVLHVSWNDARAFCEWKGKRLPAEEEWEFAARGGLEQRLYPWGNKFQPNRTNLWQGDFPRVDTAEDGYHGVSPVAAFSPQNNYGLYDLLGNTWEWTASEYLAPGRSRQRAQKMHVLRGASWIDTADGSANHKARVTTRMGNTPDSASDNLSFRCAADIPDHTAKKSRTKPEL
- the LOC137842082 gene encoding T-complex protein 1 subunit zeta, yielding MAVKALNPKAEVARAQAALSVNISAARGLQDVLRTNLGPKGTMKMLVSGAGDIKLTKDGNVLLQEMQIQHPTASLIAKVATAQDDITGDGTTSNVLIIGELLKQADLYISEGLHPRIVAEGFEIAKEKALEVLEQVKVTKEMDRETLIDVARTSLRTKVHTELADILTEAVVDSVLAVRKQDEPIDLHMVEIMEMKHKSETDTALIRGLVLDHGARHPDMKKRVEDAYILTCNVSLEYEKTEVSSGFFYKSAEEREKLVKAERKFIEDRVNKIIDLKRRVCGDSDKGFVVINQKGIDPFSLDALAKEGIVALRRAKRRNMERLTLACGGTAMNSVEDLTPDCLGHAGLVYEYTLGEEKYTFIEKCDNPRSVTLLIRGPNKHTLTQIKDAVRDGLRAVKNAIEDGCVVPGAGALEVAVANALVKHKPNVKGRAQLGVQAFADALLIIPKVLAQNSGYDPQETLVKVQTEHAESGQLTGVDLNTGEPMVAAAAGIWDNYNVKKQLLHSCTVIASNILLVDEIMRAGMSSLKG